A stretch of DNA from Thalassospiraceae bacterium LMO-SO8:
AGGGCAAGGCCAACACCACGCCGCGCCTGCGGGCCGCGTTCCACGTCGGCCCCCATTACGAATTCTTCCAGTCCGAAGGGCTGCGCCCGACGGTTTACAGCTACATCGTCGGCGACGTGACCATCGAGTTGGCGCGCATGATCGACCAGGCCCTGCCGGGACAGATCGTGGTCGGTGATTTCCGCGTCGACATGCGCGAGAACGACACGGGCGAGGTCAAGCGCATCGGCACTTCGGAATTCATCGAACGCACGCGCCAATCGCTGTCGAATCTGGAAGGCATGGTGCTGTCCGGCGAGAACGTGGAATCGATCCAGTGCTACCTGACCGGCGAACGTCTGGATTCAGGCCAGTTCGGGGTCAAGCGCTACATCCTGCGCGACAAGCACGGCCTCTCGCGCAAGGTCTACAACGCCAAGGTCAACATCTACCGCTCCGGCGGCGGGCCGATCTATCTCGGCTTTCAGACCGGCGATCTGGGCGGCTTCGTTTTCGAGTCCGAGGAATACGTGTGATGGCCGGGCCGCTTTTTCATTTCTTCGACCGCGCCGCCACGCCGGTCGCCCCCTTCAGTCATGCCGTGGAATGCGACGGCTGGGTGCAACTGACCGGCCAGATGCCGACGGACCCCGACGACGACACGGCGCCGCTGCCCGACGGGATCGAGGCCCAGACCCGGCGCGTCATGGACAACCTGATCATCGTGCTCGGCGAACTGGGGCTGGACCTTTCCCACGTTCTTTCCTGCCGCATCTACCTGACCCGGTTCGAGCAGGACTACGAGACCATGAACGCGACCTACAAATCCTACTTCCCGGCGGACCGCCTGCCGGCCCGCACCACCGTCGGCGTCACCGGCCTGGCGCGCGGCGCGCTGGTCGAGATCGACATGGTGGCGAAGCGGCCGTAATGCGGGTGACGCGCAGAGGCTAAAACGCCGCCACTGAGCCGTCCGAACGCGGATCGGCGGCGCCTTCCAGCAGGCCCGAGGGATGGCGCACGATGGCGCCCGCATGGCCCATGAACTCCTCGAACGGCCCCACGACCTCCAGGTCGTGGCCAGCGGCCTTCAGCGCGTCGAGTACCGCTGGATCGAAACGATTTTCGATGCGCAGGTTCGTGGTCTCCGCCCCCCAGGTCCGTCCCAAAAGCCAACGCGGTGCCGTCACCGCTGCCTGCAGGTCCATGCCATGCAGAACGTGGCGCGCGAACACCATGGCCTGGGTCTGGGGCTGGCCCTCGCCGCCCATGGTGCCGTAGACCATGGTGCGGCCGTCGGCGAGCCTTCCCATGGCCGGCTGGATGGTGTGGAACGGCCGGCGGTGGGGCTTCAGAGTATTGAGTGCCTTGGGATCGAGGGAGAACGAGGTGCCCCGGTTCTGCCAGGTGATGCCCGTCTCCTCCAGCACCGTGCCGGAGCCGAATTCCCAATAGAGGCTTTGGATCATCGACACCGCCCGGCCTTCGCCGTCGATGCAGCCGAACCACACCGTATCGCCGTTGGGGTCGGCGTCGGGCCAGGGCGCGGCCTTCTTGCGGTCGATGTTGCCAGCCATGGCGTCCAGGCTGTCCGCCTTCAGGAAATCCTTCGGGTCGGCGGCCATGTAGGCCGGGTCGGTGACGTATTTGTCGCGCACGCGGAAGGCCTGCTTGGTCGCCTCGACCAGGCCGTGCACGAAATCGAAGCCTTCGGATTGATCGACCTTCAGGCGTTCGTACAAGGCGAGGATGATGAGCGACGCCAAGCCCTGGGTCGGCGGCGGCATGTTGTAGATGGTATGCGGGCCGCAGGCGACGGACAGCGGCGCGAGTTCCAGCGCCTTGTGGCGTTCCAGGTCGGCGAGGGCAATCGGGCTGCCGGCCTTCTCCAGGTCGGCGGCGATGACCTGGGCGAGCGGGCCGCGGTAGAAACTGTCGAGGCCCTCGGTGCCCAGACGCTTCAGGGTTTCGGCCAGGGCCGGGAGTTTCAGCGTGTCGCCGATGTTGGGCGCGGTATGGCCGATGCCGCCCGGCAGAAAGGTCTCGGCGAAGCCGGGCACGCCGGTCATCTGGTCCTTCTTGGCGACCGTATTATGGTGCAGCGACGGCGTCACCGGCGCGCCGTGCTCGGCATAATGGCGGGCGTCTTCCAGCAGGCGGTCCAGCGGCAGTTTGCCGCCCCAGGTCGCCGAGATGCGCAGTGCCTCGGCCCAGCCGGACACGGCCCCGGCGACGGTCAGGGCGGCGAGGGGCCCGCGCTGCGGGATGGCGTCACCGTGCCCTGCCTTGGCGTAAAACCCGGCGTCCGCCGCACCGGCGGCGGCGCCGCAGGCGTCGATGCCCACGGGCGGTTGTCCCGGTTGGGCGACCAGCCAGAAATTGTCACCGCCCAGGCCGTTCATATGGGGATAGACCACGGCGATGGTGGCGGCGGTGGCGACCATGGCCTCGATGGCGTTGCCGCCGTCCTGCAACACGCGCAACCCTGCCTGGGATGCCAGATGATGGGGGGCGGTGACCATGCCGCGCCGGGCGGTCGGGGTGAAGATCATGGGAGGCCTTTCATCAACCTGGCGGAAATCGGGACGCTTTTAGCATCTATTCCATAATGCGGAATGATTTCCATGTGATTTTCATTTCATGAAAAAGCTTTCCGACGCAGGATTTAAAGGCTGTGCGATACTTGTGCAAGCACGGTAGACACGTCATATACCGATGCTTGCAAGACCAAGGGCTAGGGGACCAGAGCCATGAAGATCGTAATTCCCAAGGAAACCCGGGCCGGAGAAACCCGCGTCGCCGCGTCGCCTCAGGTGATTCAGAAGCTGGTCGCCCTGGGCTATGACGTCGCCGTCGAGAAGGGCGCCGGCGAGGGGGCCAGCGTTTCCGACGACGTGTTCAAGGCCGCGGGCGCCTCGATCGCCACCGGCGCCGCCGTGAAAACCGCCGACATCGTGCTGATGGTCAATCCGCCGGCCACGTCCGGCGCCGACGCGCTGCCGGCCCAGATGAAGAAGGGCGCCGTGCTGATCTCGCAACTGGCGGCCCTGACCTCGCCCGACGATGTCGCCGCCTATGCCAAGGCCGGAATCACCACCTTCGCCATGGAACTGGTGCCCCGGATTTCCCGCGCGCAGTCCATGGACGTGCTGTCGTCCCAGGCCAACCTAGCCGGCTACCGCGCCATTCTGGAGGCTGCCGCCGAATACGGGCGCGGCATCCCGATGATGATGACAGCGGCGGGCACCGTGCCGCCGGCCAAGGCCTTCATCATGGGAGTCGGCGTCGCCGGCCTGCAGGCCATCGCCACGGCCAAGCGTCTGGGCGCCGTCGTCACCGCGACGGACGTGCGTCCCGCGACCAAGGAGCAGGTCGAAAGCCTGGGCGGCAAGTTCCTGGTCGTCGATCCGGAAATGGAAAAGGACGCGCAGACCGAAGGCGGTTACGCCAAGGAAATGCCCAAGGAATATTACGACAAGCAGAAGCAGGTCGTCGCCGAGCACATCAAGAAGCAGGACATCGTCGTGACCACGGCGTTGATCCCGGGCCGCCCGGCGCCCAGGCTGATCACCAAGGAGATGGTCGCCAGCATGCAGGCCGGGGCGGTGATCGTCGATCTGGCGGTCGAAGCCGGCGGCAACTGCGAGCTGTCGGAACCGGGCAAGACCATCACCACGCCGAACGGGGTGAAGATCGTCGGCCTCTACAATCTGCCGGGCCGCCTAGCGCAGACCGCGTCGGACCTTTACGCCAAGAACCTGCTGAATTTCCTGACGCCGCTGACGGACAAGGAAAAGACCGGCACGCTGGCCATCGACTGGGACGACGAAATCGTCAAGGGCTGCTGCGTCACGCGCGACGGCGCGGTCGTGAACACGCGGGTCAAGGAGGCCATGGGCGCCAAGGCCCCGGCCGAAAAGAAGGCGCCGGCCAAGAAGGCCGCCGCCAAGAAACCTGCCGACAAGCCCGCTGAGACTTCCGACGGCGA
This window harbors:
- a CDS encoding RidA family protein, producing MAGPLFHFFDRAATPVAPFSHAVECDGWVQLTGQMPTDPDDDTAPLPDGIEAQTRRVMDNLIIVLGELGLDLSHVLSCRIYLTRFEQDYETMNATYKSYFPADRLPARTTVGVTGLARGALVEIDMVAKRP
- a CDS encoding gamma-glutamyltransferase family protein, yielding MIFTPTARRGMVTAPHHLASQAGLRVLQDGGNAIEAMVATAATIAVVYPHMNGLGGDNFWLVAQPGQPPVGIDACGAAAGAADAGFYAKAGHGDAIPQRGPLAALTVAGAVSGWAEALRISATWGGKLPLDRLLEDARHYAEHGAPVTPSLHHNTVAKKDQMTGVPGFAETFLPGGIGHTAPNIGDTLKLPALAETLKRLGTEGLDSFYRGPLAQVIAADLEKAGSPIALADLERHKALELAPLSVACGPHTIYNMPPPTQGLASLIILALYERLKVDQSEGFDFVHGLVEATKQAFRVRDKYVTDPAYMAADPKDFLKADSLDAMAGNIDRKKAAPWPDADPNGDTVWFGCIDGEGRAVSMIQSLYWEFGSGTVLEETGITWQNRGTSFSLDPKALNTLKPHRRPFHTIQPAMGRLADGRTMVYGTMGGEGQPQTQAMVFARHVLHGMDLQAAVTAPRWLLGRTWGAETTNLRIENRFDPAVLDALKAAGHDLEVVGPFEEFMGHAGAIVRHPSGLLEGAADPRSDGSVAAF
- a CDS encoding Re/Si-specific NAD(P)(+) transhydrogenase subunit alpha; protein product: MKIVIPKETRAGETRVAASPQVIQKLVALGYDVAVEKGAGEGASVSDDVFKAAGASIATGAAVKTADIVLMVNPPATSGADALPAQMKKGAVLISQLAALTSPDDVAAYAKAGITTFAMELVPRISRAQSMDVLSSQANLAGYRAILEAAAEYGRGIPMMMTAAGTVPPAKAFIMGVGVAGLQAIATAKRLGAVVTATDVRPATKEQVESLGGKFLVVDPEMEKDAQTEGGYAKEMPKEYYDKQKQVVAEHIKKQDIVVTTALIPGRPAPRLITKEMVASMQAGAVIVDLAVEAGGNCELSEPGKTITTPNGVKIVGLYNLPGRLAQTASDLYAKNLLNFLTPLTDKEKTGTLAIDWDDEIVKGCCVTRDGAVVNTRVKEAMGAKAPAEKKAPAKKAAAKKPADKPAETSDGEGDDAAKDKGN